Within the Gordonia westfalica genome, the region TACCGCGACTCACGATCCCGGCGTTCTTGTCCCGGTCCTGCACGGCATGCGCCCGATGGACCGCCGGGTGAGCAGGTTTGGGTTCTGCGGTCATTCGGGCGCCCCGTCCTGCCTGGTGGCCTCGACCGCCTCGGCACCACGGCGACGCAGGAAGCGGTTGACCGCGTTGGCGACCGCGTCGTCGGCACGTTCACTGGTGCTGCGCACGTCTGTCATCACGTCGGCGGTGACCGAGGTGCTGGCCTCGCGGATGATGTCGGGGAGGTCGACGCCGTCGATGATCTCCTCGGCCAGCTCGACGAGGTCGACACGGTCGAGGACCGCGTCGATGTCGAGTTTGGCGGCCACCGCGTCGAGGTCGACCTTCCCGATCACCTCGTCGAGGTCGACCAGGCCGATCGCCTTCATCAGATCCACTTGCGCGACAGCACGATCGAGGTCGACGGTCTCGATCACCGCGTCGAGGTCGATGACCGCGAGGACCTCGGCGATGAGCCGCTCGAGGTCGACGTGGTCGAGCACGAGATCGGTGAGGTCCACCTCTTCGGTGAGCACCTCGACGACCTCGCGGATGACCGCACCGAGGATCGTTCGGGTCGTCGTCGCGACCCAGGCGCGGGTGTCGACGACGAAGTCCTGCACGCCGGTACGCGCCGCGCCGACCACTCCGCCCACGACCGGAAGACGCTCGGCGACGTCGATGACGACACCCGCGAAATGCAGCGACTCCCTCGTCAATTGGGATAACGCGCTGCGCCGCGCCTCGGGGTTCACCGACGAATTATCGCACGCGGGGATGAGCCCCGACCGTCGCAATCGTGTCACGTCGAGTGCCATGTAACGGCGCCGGTTCAGGACCGATATGGTGCCCGAGGCCCGTCGAGACAAGTGCGCGTCATGATGATGATCAGTCCTATGAGAGGTTTGCTCGACGATGCCCGAATCCGTACCCCCACGCGCGCGCACGGTGTCCCGATGGTTGCTCGCGGCCCCCGTCGCGGCGTTCACACTCGTCGTCGCCGGCTGCGGCATCAGCCAGCAGACCGCGGCGACGCCGCCGACGCCCGACATCACCTCCGCCGTGGCGGCGCCGACCACCGACGCACCGCTGCCGACCCCCTCGCCCGTGGTCACCGTGGCCTCGGCACCGGCCGCCGACAACGCCCTGAGGACCCTGAGCACCCTGGCCGTCAAGGGTCGCGCACCGAAGACCGGATACGACCGCGCACTGTTCGGGCAGGCCTGGTCCGATGACGTCACCGTCGACGGCGGCCACAACGGCTGCGACACCCGCAACGACATCCTGCGCCGGGACCTGACCGGCATCACCCTGAAACCCGGCTCGAACGGATGCGCCGTCCTGTCGGGCACCCTCGACGATCCGTACACGGGCACGACGATCCGGTTCGTCCGCGGCCAGGCCACATCCTCGGCAGTCCAGATCGATCATGTCGTCGCGCTCTCCGACGCCTGGCAGAAGGGCGCGCAGCAGCTCTCACCGCAGCAGCGCGTCGACTTCGCCAACGACCCGCGCAACCTGCAGGCCGTCGACGGCCCGACGAACCAGAAGAAGGGCGCCGGCGACGCCGCGACCTGGCTGCCGCCGAACAAGGGCCATCGCTGCACCTACGTGAGCCGTCAGGTCGAGGTGAAGGCCGCCTACGAGCTCTGGGTCACGCAGGCCGAGAAGGACGCGATCACCCGCGTCCTGTCCTCCTGCGGCGCCACCGCGTCGGCCCCGACCACCGAGCGCACCGAGACGCGTACCTCCACCGCGACCCCGGTACCGGAGACGACCTACACCCCGCCGCGGCTCTACGCCCCGCCGGCCGAGACGACACCTCCCGCCGAAGCACCTTCCTCCGCGTACTACAAGAACTGCTCGGCCGCACGCGCGGCCGGGGCGGCCCCGCTGTACGCGGGTCAGCCTGGCTACCGCGCCAAGCTCGACCGTGACGGCGACGGGGTCGCCTGCGAGTAGGCACCGCCCCTCAGCGGTCACCGAGGACACGAAAAAACCCGAGCGGGCGATCCCGCTCGGGTTTCTTCGTGTCGAGAGACGACTTACAGGGCCTCGTAGAGCTCCCGTGCCAGCGCGGCGGTCTCGGACGGCGTCTTGCCGACCTTCACGCCCGCAGCCTCGAGGGCTTCCTTCTTGGCCTGCGCGGTGCCGGAGCTACCGGACACGATCGCACCGGCGTGACCCATGGTCTTG harbors:
- a CDS encoding GmrSD restriction endonuclease domain-containing protein: MPESVPPRARTVSRWLLAAPVAAFTLVVAGCGISQQTAATPPTPDITSAVAAPTTDAPLPTPSPVVTVASAPAADNALRTLSTLAVKGRAPKTGYDRALFGQAWSDDVTVDGGHNGCDTRNDILRRDLTGITLKPGSNGCAVLSGTLDDPYTGTTIRFVRGQATSSAVQIDHVVALSDAWQKGAQQLSPQQRVDFANDPRNLQAVDGPTNQKKGAGDAATWLPPNKGHRCTYVSRQVEVKAAYELWVTQAEKDAITRVLSSCGATASAPTTERTETRTSTATPVPETTYTPPRLYAPPAETTPPAEAPSSAYYKNCSAARAAGAAPLYAGQPGYRAKLDRDGDGVACE